In the genome of Corythoichthys intestinalis isolate RoL2023-P3 chromosome 19, ASM3026506v1, whole genome shotgun sequence, one region contains:
- the si:dkey-174m14.3 gene encoding brain-enriched guanylate kinase-associated protein isoform X3, which produces MKLCLSTSSLLEQKEDLRKRLSYTTHKLELLQSEFDATRQYLETELRRAQEELDKFTDKLRRIQSSYSALQRINQDLEEKIHRDSQHHDDEKRALSREIIVLNNHLMEAKLTIDKLQEDNDVYRKDCNLAAQLLQCNKSLYRDELSELPTEFQERLTMHMEESPLCHTYSDSVSASFIGQVLEKPDEACSSSQASRSPSPHTPEHNFVLETLAQGGRLGLRAAYKSDLYSSDTALYCPDDRHRERRPSMDLHGQRKLLYEPQNSTDSNPEECSVGLRPGFTQEHFADFPPMGVGSSSYSSFSGGGSEDKANDPPSSAASSPHHHTLYMDWRDAGDYERKSDSSWERDSPRGFGNNHPFQQTEMIHQQNSSSPVYSRTMSSCFSEPYEPLPPSSSPSVAYGDSRRGSALAPDEEEPIGRWRQLSAEDLSSHSYRSPGRASPYSFSEQHFSVRPAKIRLGPLYSSFQEGADYYHQEGAGIMPDPGWVATSPECSPVLRHAHSQAHLYEDSQGSEHSLYHSGNSKDREGNEASGGQSVDYGEQSPNSSTESLNHRSLEMAADLQHYQAEMHNLSGQVSPSSPPPAPPPPPPYHQKFGSLGLSRKDSLTKAQLYGTLLN; this is translated from the exons GATCCAAAGCAGCTACTCTGCACTGCAGAGGATAAACCAAGATCTAGAGGAAAAGATACACAGAGAT TCGCAGCACCATGATGACGAAAAACGAGCCCTGAGCAGGGAGATCATCGTCTTGAATAACCACTTAATGGAGGCAAAGCTCACCATAGATAAACTTCAAGAGGACAAT GATGTCTACAGGAAGGATTGTAACCTGGCGGCTCAGCTTCTACAGTGTAACAAGTCACTTTATAGGGATGAGCTCTCTGAG CTCCCTACTGAATTTCAGGAGCGATTGACTATGCACATGGAAGAATCTCCGCTCTGCCACACATACTCGGACTCGGTGTCAGCCTCATTCATCGGACAGGTGCTCGAGAAGCCAGATGAGGCGTGCAGCAGCAGCCAAGCCTCGCGCTCCCCCAGCCCTCACACTCCGGAACACAATTTTGTTCTAGAGACCTTGGCCCAAGGCGGGCGCCTGGGTCTGCGCGCAGCCTACAAGTCTGATCTGTACAGCAGTGACACAGCCCTTTACTGCCCCGACGACCGGCACCGGGAGCGTAGACCCAGCATGGACCTTCACGGCCAGAGGAAGCTTCTTTATGAACCTCAGAATTCTACTGACAGCAACCCAGAAGAGTGCTCTGTTGGCTTAAGACCGGGTTTCACCCAGGAGCACTTCGCTGATTTCCCCCCCATGGGTGTGGGCTCTAGCTCCTATTCCAGCTTTAGCGGAGGTGGTTCCGAAGACAAAGCCAACGACCCACCGAGCAGCGCAGCTTCCTCTCCGCACCATCATACACTCTACATGGACTGGAGGGACGCCGGAGACTACGAGAGGAAGAGCGACTCATCCTGGGAGAGGGATAGTCCTAGAGGTTTCGGTAACAATCATCCTTTCCAGCAGACGGAGATGATCCACCAGCAGAACAGCAGCTCACCAGTGTACAGCCGTACCATGTCCTCTTGTTTTAGCGAGCCTTACGAGCCCCTGCCTCCATCGTCCTCTCCGAGTGTCGCCTATGGAGACAGCCGCCGAGGAAGCGCCCTGGCACCCGATGAGGAGGAGCCGATTGGAAGATGGCGCCAGCTCAGCGCCGAGGACTTGAGCTCACACTCCTACCGCAGTCCCGGACGTGCTTCGCCGTACAGCTTCTCTGAGCAGCACTTCTCCGTAAGACCGGCAAAGATCCGCCTGGGACCGCTCTACAGCAGTTTCCAGGAAGGGGCCGACTACTACCACCAGGAAGGAGCCGGCATCATGCCGGATCCTGGGTGGGTGGCAACCAGTCCAGAGTGCAGCCCGGTGCTCCGCCACGCTCACAGCCAAGCTCACTTATACGAGGACAGCCAAGGTTCCGAGCACAGCCTTTACCACTCGGGCAACTCTAAAGACCGAGAGGGCAATGAGGCATCTGGAGGCCAAAGTGTTGATTACGGGGAACAAAGCCCCAACAGTTCCACTGAATCCCTTAACCACCGCTCCTTGGAGATGGCGGCAGACCTTCAGCACTACCAAGCGGAGATGCACAACCTTTCCGGCCAGGTAAGCCCGTCGTCACCGCCCCCGGCTCCGCCCCCTCCACCGCCCTACCACCAAAAATTTGGCTCTCTGGGACTTTCCCGGAAAGACAGCTTGACCAAGGCTCAGCTATATGGAACACTCCTCAACTGA
- the rdh14b gene encoding retinol dehydrogenase 14b has protein sequence MATAIIVAAVVGGGVLLVMRRLFPRQNAVKLLQYPAGLMRGKTVIVTGANSGIGKALAGELLKLQARVIMACRDQKSAAEAARDIQGHSRTESGEVVVKQLDLASLTSVRKFCQEIQEEEPKIDVLVNNAGVYQCPYSKTEDGFEMQLGVNHLGHFLLTHLLLDLLKRSAPSRVVVVSSKLYKYGHVNFDDLNSETKYNKAFCYSQSKLANLLFTLELAHHLEGSGVTVNALTPGIVRTRLGRHIHIPVLAKPLFYLASLLFFKSPLEGAQTPLYLACSPEVEGVSGKCFANCEEEELLGKATDRQAAKKLWDVSRRMVGLED, from the exons ATGGCGACTGCTATCATCGTCGCGGCCGTAGTCGGTGGCGGTGTTCTGCTCGTCATGCGCCGCTTGTTTCCCCGGCAAAATGCGGTCAAGCTGCTCCAGTACCCCGCAGGCCTAATGCGTGGAAAAACAGTCATCGTGACCGGAGCTAACAGCGGCATCGGGAAGGCTCTAGCCGGGGAGCTGCTGAAGCTTCAGGCTCGGGTCATCATGGCCTGTCGGGACCAGAAGAGCGCCGCCGAAGCGGCCCGGGACATCCAGGGACATTCGAGAACCGAGTCCGGGGAGGTGGTCGTCAAACAGCTGGACCTTGCATCGCTCACATCGGTCCGTAAATTTTGTCAAGAGATTCAGGAG GAGGAACCCAAGATCGACGTCCTTGTCAACAACGCGGGTGTGTACCAATGTCCCTACTCCAAGACGGAGGATGGCTTTGAGATGCAGCTCGGCGTCAAtcatctgggtcacttcctgctcacaCACCTGCTGCTCGACCTCCTCAAGCGCTCCGCCCCCAGCCGTGTGGTGGTGGTGTCCTCCAAACTCTACAAGTATGGCCACGTCAACTTTGATGACCTGAACAGCgagacaaaatacaacaaggcaTTCTGCTACAGTCAGAGTAAGCTAGCCAACCTGCTGTTCACCCTTGAACTAGCACACCACCTCGAGGGTTCAGGGGTGACTGTCAACGCACTCACACCTGGAATCGTGAGGACCAGACTGGGCCGACACATTCACATTCCCGTCTTGGCAAAGCCACTCTTCTACCTGGCATCATTGCTGTTCTTCAAGAGTCCGTTGGAGGGTGCCCAGACCCCTCTCTACCTGGCTTGCTCCCCAGAAGTGGAGGGAGTGTCGGGGAAATGCTTCGCTAACTGCGAGGAAGAGGAGCTGCTGGGGAAGGCTACAGATAGACAAGCAGCTAAGAAGCTGTGGGATGTGAGCAGGAGGATGGTCGGACTCGAGGACTGA